GACTACGCTGAAGATTGAACTTTTGATTTAACTAGGTAGTTACCTAACTATATACTGCGCCCCTCATTTCAACGGGACACTCAACGTGAAGCAGAGTCAACGCCTCTCGGGCATATCAAAATTCATTCTGGTCGGGCTCGGGGTGATCATCGCCCTGCTCGGCTTGGCACTTGCTGCTGGCGGCGTGAAGTTGGTCAGCCTGGGAGGGTCGTGGTACTTCCTGATCGGTGGTCTGGTAATGACCGTCTCCGGTGTGCTGATCGCACGATTCAAACCGGCCGGTGCCTGGCTGTTCGCCGCGTTCCTGGTGGGCACCGCAATTTGGGCGGTCAGCGACGCCGGGCTGGTGTTCTGGCCGGTGTTCTCGCGCCTGTTCATGTTCAGCGCGATCGGCTTGGTCGTTGCGCTGGTCTATCCGCTGTTGGCCCGCGCCAATGGCCGTGATGCCGGACGTGGTGCTTATGCCGTGGCCGCCGTTCTCGCTGTTGGCCTGGCAGTCGCTGCCGGCAACATGTTCGTCGCGCACCCGACCGTCGCCGCCACCGGCACGGGCCCAGGCGTGACGCCGGTCGAGCCGGACAAGGCGCAGAAAGACTGGGCGCACTACGGTAATACCGAGGGCGGCAGCCGCTTTGCCGCGCTGGATCAGATCAATCGCGGTAACGTCGACAAGCTGAAAGTGGCGTGGACCTATCACACCGGCGACATCGCCGAAAGCGATGGCAACGGTGCCGAAGACCAGCTCACCCCGCTGCAGGTCGGCAACAAGGTGTTCATCTGCACCCCGCACAACAACCTGATTGCGCTGGATGCCGACACCGGTAAAGAACTGTGGAAAAACGGCATCAACGCGCAGTCCAAAGTGTGGCAACGTTGCCGTGGCATGGCCTATTTTGACGCCACCACCGCCATCGCTCAGCCGAGCAACTCGTCGATCATCGAAGCCACACCTGCGCCGGCCGCTAACTGCCAGCGTCGCCTGCTGACCAACACCATCGATGCACGTCTGATTGCCGTCGACGCTGACACCGGCGAGTTCTGCCAGGGTTTCGGCACCAACGGTGAAGTTGATCTGAAGGCTGGCCTGGGCGATGTTCCGGACAGCTACTATCAATTGTCTTCCGCGCCATTGATGGCCGGCACCACCGTTGTGGTTGGCGGTCGCGTGGCCGACAACGTTCAAGCCGACATGCCCGGCGGCGTGATTCGTGGTTTTGATGTGATGACCGGTGCGATGCGTTGGGCTTTCGATCCGGGCAATCCAGAGGATCGCAACGCTCCGGCCGACGGCAGCACTTATGCGCGCAGCACGCCGAACAGCTGGGCGCCGATGTCTTACGACGCAGCGACCAATACCGTCTTCCTGCCGATGGGCAGTTCGTCCACCGACATCTATGGTGTCGAACGCAGCAAACTCGATCACACCTACGGCGCTTCGATACTGGCGCTGGACGCTACCACCGGTGCAGAGCGCTGGGTATTCCAGACCGTGCACAACGATCTCTGGGACTTCGACCTGCCGATGCAGCCGAGCTTGATCGACTTCACCAAGGACGGCAAATCCGTTCCTGCGCTGGTCATCGGCACCAAGGCCGGGCAGATCTATGTGCTCGACCGTGCCACCGGCAAACCGCTGACTGATGTTGAAGAAGTGCCAGTCAAAGCGGCGAACATCCCGAACGAACCGTACTCGCCAACCCAGCCGAAATCCGTGGGCATGCCGCAGATCGGTGCGCAACACCTGACCGAATCGGACATGTGGGGCGCGACCCCGTACGATCAACTGCTGTGCCGCATCGACTTCAAAGGCATGCGTTACGACGGCTTGTACACCGCGCCGGGCACCGACAAATCGTTGAGTTTCCCAGGTTCGCTGGGTGGCATGAACTGGGGCAGCATCTCCACTGACCCAGTGCACGGCTTCATCTTTGTCAACGACATGCGTCTGGGTCTGTGGATTCAGATGATCCCGTCGCAGAACAAGGGCCAGGCCGCTGGCGGTGGCGAAGCGCTGAACACCGGCATGGGCGCCGTTCCGCTCAAAGGCACGCCTTACGCCGTGAACAAAAACCGCTTCCTGTCGGTGGCCGGCATCCCTTGCCAGGCACCGCCATTCGGCACGCTGACCGCCATCGACATGAAGACCCAAAAAGTCGCCTGGCAGGTTCCGGTCGGCACCGTTGAAGACACCGGGCCACTTGGCATTCGCATGCACCTGCCGATCAAAATCGGCCTGCCAACCCTGGGCGGCACCTTGTCCACTCAAGGTGGCCTGATCTTCATCGCCGGCACCCAGGACTTCTACCTGCGCGCCTTCAACAGCGGCAACGGCGAAGAAGTCTGGAAAGCGCGCTTGCCGGTCGGCAGCCAGGGCGGCCCGATGACCTACGTTTCGCCGAAAACCGGCAAGCAATACATCGTGGTCACCGCTGGCGGCGCACGCCAGTCGACTGACCGTGGCGACTACGTCATCTCGTACGCATTGCCATAAACCGCTGTTCGCTCACTCGCAGATCGAGTGAGCACGTCCCCAAGCGCGGCGCCTCAGGGCGCCGCGCCTTCGTTTGATTGCACTCAAGATTTTCCGCAGGAAGATTCACATGATTCTGGCTGTTCGTTTCACTCGTTCCAAACTCTGCACCGGCCTGTTGATGGGCCTGACCTGCCTCACCGCCCTCCCCGCGCTGGCCGCCAACGATTCCGGTTTGCTGACCCGCAGCACGCTCAGCGGCGACTGGGGTGGGTTGCGCCACCAACTGGATGAAGACGGCATCAAGTTCAGCGGCGACTACAGCGGCGAAACGGCTTACAACGCCGACGGCGGCCTGCATCGCTCGGCGCGCTACTCGCAAAACATCAAGCTTGGCGTGCAGTTCGATCTGAGCAAGCTGTACGGCGTGGACAATGCGGGCAAGGTGCAACTGACGATCAACGATCGACGCGGCAGCAGCGCCTCGGAAGATCTCGTCGGCAACCGTCTGCCGATTCAGGAAAACTACGGCGGCCTTTATACCCGTCTGACTGAACTGAGTTACGAGCGCAGCCTGTTCACCCCGGCACTCAACGTCAAACTCGGCTATATGGCCATGGGCAACGATCTCGGCGGCCTCGACAGCGGCATCCTGTGCAACTTCATGAACGCCGGTTTCTGCGGCCATCCGCTGAACATGTCCGGTGGCAGCGGCTGGACCAACTACCCCAACGCGCACCTCGGCGTGCGCGTGAAATACGACTTGTCGCCCTCGTGGCAATTGCGCGTGGCCGCGTTCAATGTCGACCCGCAAAGCAACGGTAACTCCAGCCGCGCCTGGCACCTGGGCCCGAAACACACCACCGGCACCGTGGTCCCGATCGAACTGGTGTACAAGCACGCAGGCGAGCTGCCTGGCGAGTACAAAGTCGGTTATTACTACGACAGTTCCGATGTCAAACGCATCGGCAGCGACGATGAAGTGTCGGGGCGCGGCGGTCATTATTTGCTGGTCGATCAAGCCGTATGGCGATCGCAGACGTCCGAAGGGCGCAGCCTGCACGCGTTCGGCCAGTATTCGGCGGCGAGTGAAGCGGCTTCGCCGTTCAGCAAGTGGTACGGCACCGGCGTGGTGTTGTACAAACCATTCGAGGGTCGCCCACGTGACACCGTCGCGTTGGGCTACGGTCGCGCCGTGCCGAATCCGCGCAGTCGCGACGTGCAGCGGGACGCCGCATTTGCCAATGGCGAGGCGTTCCCTGATCTGCACAGCGCCGAGCAGCTGATCGAACTCGGTTATGGCTACCAGGCCACGCCATGGCTGACCCTGCGCCCGAACATGCAATACATCATCGAGCCGGGCGCTTTCTCCGGGCAGGACATCGACAATGCGCTGGTGTTGGGCTTGCAGGTAAAAGCCGCGCTCTGACCCTGCGGATTTTCCTTAACGACCCCAACCGTTTCATCAACGCCCCCCCTGTAGGAGCTGCCGAAGGCTGCGATCTTTTGATCTTGCTTTGAAAAAACAACATCAAAAGATCGCAGCCTTCGGCAGCTCCTACAGGGGTTATCGGTTTGCCCGACAACCGCCCGTGCGCCGGACGGTTATCGGTTTGGCTGACAACCGTCCGGTGCATGGGCCGTTTTTTCAGGCTTGATCCAGCGCTTCCGCCACGCCCCGATCCTCGCCGAGGAAGCCGCCGCTCTGGTGCTGCCAAAGCCGCGCATACACGCCATTCTTCGCCAGCAATTCGCTGTGGGTGCCCTCTTCGATAATGCGTCCTTCGTCCATGACGATCAGCCGGTCCATCGCCGCAATCGTCGACAACCGATGGGCAATCGCGATCACGGTCTTGCCCTGCATCATCTGGTCGAGACTTTCCTGAATCGCCACTTCGACTTCCGAATCCAGCGCGCTGGTGGCCTCGTCGAGCAGCAGGATCGGCGCGTTCTTCAGCATCACTCGGGCAATCGCCACGCGCTGGCGCTGACCGCCCGACAGCTTGATCCCGCGCTCACCGACCAACGTGTCGTAGCCGCTATGGCCCATTTTATCGCTGAGCTGGCTGATGAACTCATCGGCCTGAGCGCTGGCCGCCGCACTGCGGATTTGCGCGTCGGTCGCGTCGGGGCGGCCGTAGGCGATGTTGTCGCGAATCGAGCGGTGCAGCAACGACGTATCCTGCGTGACCATGCCGATGGCGCTGCGCAAACTGTCCTGGCTGACGTGCGCGATGTTCTTGCCGTCGATGCGGATCTCGCCGCGGTCGACGTCGTAGAACCGCAGCAGCAGGTTGATCAGCGTGGATTTGCCGGCGCCGGAGCGCCCGACCAGGCCGATTTTTTCCCCGGCGCGAATGTTCAGGTTCAGGCCATCGAGCACCTGACGCTCGCCGTTGTAATTGAAGCTGACGTTGTCGAATGTCACCGCGCCACCGGAAGTCTTCAGCACGCCGGCACCCGGCGCGTCCTGCACTTTGGTGCCTTGGGTCAGTGTCGCCATGCCGTCCTGCAAAGTGCCGATGCTTTCGAACAGCGAAGTCATTTGCCACATGATCCAGTTCGACATGCCATTGATGCGCAACGCCATTGCCGTGATTGCCGCCACCGCCCCGGCGCCGACCTCGCCCTGATGCCAGAGCCACAGCGCATAACCGCCCGCCGACATGATCAAGCCGACCACCAAGGCCTGATTGACGATCTCGAACAGACTCACCAGACGCATCTGGCGAAAACCGGTTTGCTTGAAATCCTCCATCGCCGCGCGAGCAAAATGCGCCTCGCGATTTGAATGAGAAAACAATTTCACCGTGGTGATGTTGGTGTAAGCGTCAGATATACGCCCGGTCATCATCGAACGCGCGTTCGCCTGCTCTTGCCCGACCTTGCCCAGACGCGGCACGAAATACGCCATGGCCAACCCGAACAGAATGACCCAGGCCAGAAACGGCAGCATCAATTTCAGCGCAAAACCGCCGGCCAGCGCGATGATCGCAATGAAATACACGCCGATCCCGGGCAGGATCTCGATGAGGGTAAACAACACGTCGCGCACCGCGAGCGCCGTCTGCATTACCTTGGTCGTCACGCGGCCGGAAAACTCATCGGAGAAAAACGACAGGCTCTGGCGCAGCATCAACCGGTGGAAATCCCAGCGCAGCCGCAGCGGCAGGTTAATCGCCAGAATCTGGTGCTGCACCATCGTGCGCAACCCGACCAGCGCGACGCTGGCCACCATGACGATGCCCATCCCCCATAAAACCCGGCTCTCCTGCGCCGCCGCTTCGCCGCCGGCCTGCCAGGTCGACAGCAGATCGACGACCTGCCCGAGAAAGGAAAACAGCCACGCTTCATAGATCGAAACCGTGGCGCTGAGCACCGCCAGGGCAAGCACATAACCCCGCGCACCACGGGTGCACGCCCAGAGAAAGCGCGCCAGTCCGGTGGGCGGTGGCGGCACCTCGTCAGGCGGAAACGGGTCGAGTCTTCGTTCGAACACACGAAGCATGGGGGTTCTCCAAACCGATCAAATTAAAAAGGATTCTGCCATCTATTGGTGCGCGGGAGGTCTTTGTAAAAAAGTATGTGTGCAGCGAATCACGCGAAGTGGTCGCAAAGCTGGCTAGGTGCTATCATTCGCACCCTCTTTGGACTTATGCACTTACAAGGCTGTATACGAATGACTTACCTGCGCTTATTTCTTGCTTCCGCCCTGATCGCTCTCTGCACAGGCTGTGCTTCCCCCGCTCAGATTTCCGGCATGTCGGTGTCTGCCGACCAAGCCACAGTCAGCCCCTACGACTCGCAACTGAAAAAGAACGTTCAACTTTCCGAGGTCAACGGCGGCGACAAAACCAACCCATTGTGGACGTCGGAAATCGAAGGCGCTGACTTCGGTGCCGCACTCAAGCAATCGCTCGCCAATGCGGATCTGCTGGGCAACGACTCGGCTACCTATGCACTGCGCGCCAATCTGCTGCGTGTCGACCAGCCAATCTTCGGCCTCGACTTCGAAGTCACCAGCGAAGTGGAATACACGTTGATCGAGGCCGCCACGCAAAAAGTGGTGCTGCGTGAAGTCATCCGGACGCCGTTCACGGCCGGTTTCGGGGATTCCGTCATCGGCATCAAGCGTCTGCGTCTGGCGAATGAGGGTTCGGCTCGAGTCAACATCATCGCCATGCTCAAGCGCCTCAGTGATCTGAAAATCGAAGCCAAGCAAGTTGCGTTGAAGAACTGACGGTTTCAAGCGTCGTGCCGATGCCCCCTGTACACCCCGGGCATCGGCGCGCTGCGCCAGGATGTGACGTAACAAATATTACTGATACTCCCTCGCTCCAATCCCCCGCATGAACGCCGGATGATCCTGCCGTCCATTCTCGCAATACCCCTCCCCAACCTGTCGATTGCATAGAACTGTCCATCCAGCCTGAAGCTGTCGCCAGCCTTTTGCTCGACGGCCGAGCTATTCGCCCCAATCCTCGGGATTGGCAGGCTATAACTTTATGAAACACAGACGGGTTGGTTTCACGAAGGCAAAAACACGAGATTTAAATCGGCCAGCGGTGAATTATTTCGTGTCTTCATGTATCTCAGCCACAAGAGCCGCGCCATCATTGAGATGGCATCGTTGCGGCGACATGGATCAGTAAAGAGATAATCGCGATGAAACCACGCAAGAAAACCGTCAAGCCGATCGGCTTGAACGACATCACCATTGTCGACGACGCCAAGATGCGCAAGGCGATCACCGCCGCCGCGCTGGGCAATGCCATGGAATGGTTCGACTTTGGTGTCTACGGCTTTGTCGCCTACGTCTTGGGCAAGGTGTTCTTCCCCGGTGCCGATCCCGGCACGCAAATGATCGCCGCGCTGGCGACGTTCTCGGTGCCTTTCCTGATTCGGCCGCTGGGCGGTCTGTTCTTTGGCGCCTTGGGCGATAAGTACGGACGGCAGAAAGTCCTCGCTGCGACCATCGTGATCATGTCACTCAGCACCTTCGCCATCGGCCTGATTCCGTCCTACGCCACCATCGGCATCTGGGCGCCGATTCTGCTATTGCTGGCGAAAATGGCGCAGGGCTTTTCGGTCGGTGGCGAATACACCGGCGCGTCGATCTTCGTCGCCGAATACGCGCCGGACCGCAAACGTGGGTTCCTCGGCAGTTGGCTGGATTTCGGCTCGATCGCCGGTTTCGTCCTCGGTGCCGGTGTGGTGGTGTTGATTTCCACCATCCTGGGTGAAGAGCAGTTCGAATCGTGGGGGTGGCGCCTGCCGTTCTTCCTTGCCCTGCCATTGGGGATGATCGGCCTGTATTTGCGTCACGCCCTTGAGGAGACTCCGGCGTTTCAGCAGCACGTTGAAAAACTTGAACAAGGCGACCGCGAAGGCCTCGCCGGTGGCCCGAAAGTGTCGTTCAAGGAAGTCGCCACCAAACACTGGCGCAGCCTGATGACCTGCATCGGCGTGGTAGCGGCGACCAACGTCACCTATTACATGCTGCTCACTTACATGCCGAGCTACCTCACGCATAACCTGCACTACAGCGAAAACCACGGCGTATTGATCATCATCGCCATCATGGTCGGGATGTTGTTCGTGCAGCCGCTGATCGGCTTCATCAGTGACAAAATCGGTCGCAAGCCTTTTATTGTCGTCGGCAGCATCGCCCTGTTTATCTTCTCCATCCCCGCGTTCATGTTGATCAACAGCGGCAGCCTCGGCCTGATCTTCGCCGGGTTGCTGACCCTCGCTGTGATACTGAACTTCTTCATCGGCGTGATGGCTTCGACGCTGCCGGCGATGTTTCCCACGCACATTCGATACAGCGCGCTGGCCAGCGCCTTCAACGTGTCGGTGCTGATCGCCGGCCTGACCCCGACCGTGGTCGCCTGGCTGGTGGAAAGCACCAACGATCTGTACATGCCGGCGTATTACCTGATGGTCATTGCCGTGGTCGGCCTGGTAACCGGCGTAACCATGAAGGAAACCGCCAACAAACCCCTGCGTGGCGCGGCGCCTGCGGCGTCTGATCTGGAAGAAGCCAAGGAGTTGCTCCAGGAACATCACGACAATATTGAACAGAAAATCGAAAACATCGACGCCGAAATCGCCGCGTTGGAGGCCAAGCGCAAGGAACTGGCGCAGCAGCATCCGCGCATCGACTGACAGACCGTCAGCACGTTGCTGAGCTTCAGCTAGCCTTGAATGCGCAATCGCACGTCATTCAAGGAGCCGTCATGTTCAAGTTCATCAAGACCACCGTGATCGGTGGTCTGCTGTTCATCCTGCCGCTTGTGTTGATCGTCGTGCTGGTCGAAAAAGCCATTCACCTGTTGCGCGGGCCGGTGGAAAAACTGCTGCCCATGTTCAAGAACTATGACGTGGCCGGCGTTACGCTGATCAGCCTGGCGACGTTGATCGGCCTGATCGTGCTGTGTTTTCTCGCCGGGTTGCTGGCACGCACTTCACTGGCGACCCGCGCCATGGCAGCCACGGAAAACAAACTGCTGAGCAATTTGCCGGGCTACCAGTTGTTCAAGGACACCACCGCACGCTTTGCCGGGCTGGAGAACGAGGACGGTTCCAAAGTCGGCATCATTGCCGAAGGCGACGGCTGGCGCCCGTGTCTGATTGTCGAAAGCGTCGATGACTGGCTGACGATCTTCATGCCCGACGGCGGCCCTGCCGGGGGCACCTCTGGTGAAGTGCGACTGGTGCCCGCCAGCGAAGTGATCGTCACCGAGCTGTCGTGGCTTACCCTGGCCACGGGGTTGCGCCGTGGCGGTCGCGGTATGTTCGCTGCGATCCAACCCTGGGTGCCGAAAGCCTGATCACGGCGCGTTGACCACCACATACGTCACATCGCTGCCCTGGTACTGCGGCTGGTACCAGGTCGAACCGCATTGCATGTAGGCAACGTCGTAGCGAATCACCTGCACGCAACTGCTGGGCATTTGCGCTGGCGTCAGGATAGAACCGACCACTGCCGCGGTGACTGCAACGGTTGCCGTCACCGCGGCGGCGGTTGCGATCGGATGATAGTGATCGTCGTAGCCATAACGGCCATGCCCGTCGACATCGATGTCGACGTCGCGATGGTTGTCGATGTTGACGTTACGGTTGACGTTGCGATTACGGTTGCTGTTATTGACGTAAGTGCGATTGCCGACGTTGTTGCCCGCCGCGACCCGATTGCCCGAATGGACTCGATCAACGGCGGTCGCCCGGTTATTCGCGTTCACATGCTGGGTGCGTTGCGGCGCATGCATGCGCTGCGCTCGTTGCGCATTGGGCGCGGGTGCGCGATTGACATGAGCACGAGCATGGCTCTGCGCACGCTGGCCACGGGCATCTGCCTCGGCGACCACACCCGCGGTCAACAGCGTTGCGGTGGCCAGCGATATCAGCAAACTCCACTTCATCGACTTGTTCATCTCACTGCCCTCCCTGATCGCTGGCTTGCTTGAACGCAATCGCGACATCATCCTTGGCCGGTTTGAACGTAAACAGCGCATCAGGAATGTTCGGTTTGAGGTTCCACTGATAGATGGCGGTGTATTCGGGGTAGGTCTTTTCGTCCGTCGTGGTGATCACCAGTTTGCACGGCAGCGGTTTGTCCGAGCGGGTCAGCCACAACTGCCAGTCGATGCCCTCCTGGCGGAACGCCAAGTGGTCGCAGAGCTGACCCTTGATGATCGACGGCCCGACGTAAAGCGCGGCTTGCAAGGCATCGATCTGCGCCTGATCGCTGCCGAACAGAAACAGATCTTCCATCGGCACTTGCACGCCGTAGTAATTCTCGACCTTGTGCAGGGTTTCGCCAACGGTGGCCGGTGCGTCGACGGTGGTGTAGTACTTCAGATAGGGCGAATACTGAGTGAGTTTTTTGCCGTTGTAGAAGAACTCCCGCGTCCGCACATCACCTTCGCTCTTGGCGTACAAGCGGTCATGGCCGACCACTTTCAAGGTGTTGACCGACTCGGTCTTGATCTTCTGCCCCGACTCCAGAACCGTGTCCCGCGAGACCTGCGCGTCGACCTGGAATTTCGGCAGGCTGCGCAGGTAATCGCCCATGTCGATGAGCTTGTCGACCACCTGCGGATTGACCAGCGGCGTGTCGTCCGCTGCATCGGTGGCCGGTGTGGCCGGTGTCGCGGGCGGATCATCGGCGCGGACTCCCGGCGCGAGAACCAGCGTGAACATCAGGCAGACCATACTGACTGGGGCTTTCATCGGCTCCGCTCCTGTCCCTGCGTTGGGCGTGACGCCCGAGTGGGCGACTGACTGTCCAGCCTAGACGCCAGTATCGGGCTGCGCCAATGCGCGTATGTCCCCACAAAACCCAGCCCCAATGAAAAACCTGTGGCGAGATGAAAGCTGCCGATATGGATACGACCGACGAATACGCCCAGAGCAATCGCCAGGAACACGCCGATCTCAGGATCAGCGCGTAACGCGTGGAGGATGAATTCCGGCATGGACGAACTCCCTTGGGCTGACAATCATTGATCCTTTGGTTCTTGAGCCGGCGCGGTGTACCACTTGTCTCTGGGCACCTTCTTCTCTTGTTGCGGATCAGCCAGATAATGCGGCGACATGATTTGCACGTCGTACTCGTTGAACACGTCCTGGATATTGGCGTGGAGCATGCTCAGCAACACCGCGCGTGGTCGCGGCTGGCTGGGAATGGCCTGTGCCACCAGCCGGTACTCGGGATAAAAGTCCGACAAGGCCGTCTGGAACACTTGCGCCGGCGGATCCTCGAGAATGCCCGGCGTGCGCTGCGCGGCCTCCAGCAACATCGCCTCGACCTGACGCCACGGCGTGTCGTAACCAATGGTGACGATCGTGTCGACCACATACCCGGGGCCTTGTACGGTGCGCGAATAGTTCTTGGTGACGGTGCCGGTGATCATCGAGTTAGGCAGGGTCAGCACTTCGCCCAGACCGGTGCGAATGCGCGTGGTGAACATGCCCAGTTCGGTCACGGTGCCTTCGTACTCGCCAATCCTGACGAACTCACCGGGGCGCAAGGTGCGTGTGTAGGTCAGGATCAATCCGGCCGCGGCCTGACCCACGACGCTGGTGGCGCCGAGGGAAATCATCAGGCCGATCAACACCGACAACCCCTTGAACGCATCGGTGCCAGCGCCTGGCAGATACGGATAGGCCATGGCCAGTGCAAACAGCCAGATCGCCAACGCGGTCAGGCGTTGCGTCGGTTGCAGGGTTTCGTGGTTCAGCCAGCTGAAAGTGCCCGGCATGGCCATGCGCCGCAGGATGCGCCGGGTAAACGCGGTAACGCCGCGGGCAATGAAGAAAATCGCCAGCGCCACACCCAGACCGGGAATCGCCCCGACAATGCCTTGCACCAGGTAGCCAAGCAGTTCAAACAGGTAATTATTGAGGCTTTCTCCCCAGGGCCGTGTGTAGGGAAATCGCGACAGCACAAAACCCAGCCATTCGTAGGTCAGCAGCAGGATCACCAGCCAGCGCAGCAGCAAGAGCAACCGGCTGACCAGCGGATAGAGAAAGTTCGAGTCGATCAGTTGCACTCGTCCCACCCTCAGCGCCTGGGTGTGCCGCTCCATTAGCGCCGGAAGCCTGGCCAGCAACTTGCGCCGCAGGTACGCCAGGCACCAGAGCAGACCGAGATAGATCAGGGTTGCCACCGCCACCAGCGCGAGCGAGCGCAGGATCATCTCGATATTGCGTGCCTCACGGGTTTCCGTGACGACCTGACGGAGTTTCTCCGCCGCGCCTTCAGCGGCCTGTTGCACTGACGAATAGGCGAGGCTGTCGACATCCTGCGGCGCGACGATGAACGCGCGCTTGTCGCCGATCAACACCATGTAGCTGTTCTGAATCGCGTCGGTGCTGATGTTCAGCGCCGCGTTCTCGTCCAAAGCC
This window of the Pseudomonas fluorescens genome carries:
- a CDS encoding carbohydrate porin — its product is MILAVRFTRSKLCTGLLMGLTCLTALPALAANDSGLLTRSTLSGDWGGLRHQLDEDGIKFSGDYSGETAYNADGGLHRSARYSQNIKLGVQFDLSKLYGVDNAGKVQLTINDRRGSSASEDLVGNRLPIQENYGGLYTRLTELSYERSLFTPALNVKLGYMAMGNDLGGLDSGILCNFMNAGFCGHPLNMSGGSGWTNYPNAHLGVRVKYDLSPSWQLRVAAFNVDPQSNGNSSRAWHLGPKHTTGTVVPIELVYKHAGELPGEYKVGYYYDSSDVKRIGSDDEVSGRGGHYLLVDQAVWRSQTSEGRSLHAFGQYSAASEAASPFSKWYGTGVVLYKPFEGRPRDTVALGYGRAVPNPRSRDVQRDAAFANGEAFPDLHSAEQLIELGYGYQATPWLTLRPNMQYIIEPGAFSGQDIDNALVLGLQVKAAL
- the proP gene encoding glycine betaine/L-proline transporter ProP, whose product is MKPRKKTVKPIGLNDITIVDDAKMRKAITAAALGNAMEWFDFGVYGFVAYVLGKVFFPGADPGTQMIAALATFSVPFLIRPLGGLFFGALGDKYGRQKVLAATIVIMSLSTFAIGLIPSYATIGIWAPILLLLAKMAQGFSVGGEYTGASIFVAEYAPDRKRGFLGSWLDFGSIAGFVLGAGVVVLISTILGEEQFESWGWRLPFFLALPLGMIGLYLRHALEETPAFQQHVEKLEQGDREGLAGGPKVSFKEVATKHWRSLMTCIGVVAATNVTYYMLLTYMPSYLTHNLHYSENHGVLIIIAIMVGMLFVQPLIGFISDKIGRKPFIVVGSIALFIFSIPAFMLINSGSLGLIFAGLLTLAVILNFFIGVMASTLPAMFPTHIRYSALASAFNVSVLIAGLTPTVVAWLVESTNDLYMPAYYLMVIAVVGLVTGVTMKETANKPLRGAAPAASDLEEAKELLQEHHDNIEQKIENIDAEIAALEAKRKELAQQHPRID
- a CDS encoding DUF2092 domain-containing protein is translated as MKAPVSMVCLMFTLVLAPGVRADDPPATPATPATDAADDTPLVNPQVVDKLIDMGDYLRSLPKFQVDAQVSRDTVLESGQKIKTESVNTLKVVGHDRLYAKSEGDVRTREFFYNGKKLTQYSPYLKYYTTVDAPATVGETLHKVENYYGVQVPMEDLFLFGSDQAQIDALQAALYVGPSIIKGQLCDHLAFRQEGIDWQLWLTRSDKPLPCKLVITTTDEKTYPEYTAIYQWNLKPNIPDALFTFKPAKDDVAIAFKQASDQGGQ
- a CDS encoding glucose/quinate/shikimate family membrane-bound PQQ-dependent dehydrogenase — its product is MKQSQRLSGISKFILVGLGVIIALLGLALAAGGVKLVSLGGSWYFLIGGLVMTVSGVLIARFKPAGAWLFAAFLVGTAIWAVSDAGLVFWPVFSRLFMFSAIGLVVALVYPLLARANGRDAGRGAYAVAAVLAVGLAVAAGNMFVAHPTVAATGTGPGVTPVEPDKAQKDWAHYGNTEGGSRFAALDQINRGNVDKLKVAWTYHTGDIAESDGNGAEDQLTPLQVGNKVFICTPHNNLIALDADTGKELWKNGINAQSKVWQRCRGMAYFDATTAIAQPSNSSIIEATPAPAANCQRRLLTNTIDARLIAVDADTGEFCQGFGTNGEVDLKAGLGDVPDSYYQLSSAPLMAGTTVVVGGRVADNVQADMPGGVIRGFDVMTGAMRWAFDPGNPEDRNAPADGSTYARSTPNSWAPMSYDAATNTVFLPMGSSSTDIYGVERSKLDHTYGASILALDATTGAERWVFQTVHNDLWDFDLPMQPSLIDFTKDGKSVPALVIGTKAGQIYVLDRATGKPLTDVEEVPVKAANIPNEPYSPTQPKSVGMPQIGAQHLTESDMWGATPYDQLLCRIDFKGMRYDGLYTAPGTDKSLSFPGSLGGMNWGSISTDPVHGFIFVNDMRLGLWIQMIPSQNKGQAAGGGEALNTGMGAVPLKGTPYAVNKNRFLSVAGIPCQAPPFGTLTAIDMKTQKVAWQVPVGTVEDTGPLGIRMHLPIKIGLPTLGGTLSTQGGLIFIAGTQDFYLRAFNSGNGEEVWKARLPVGSQGGPMTYVSPKTGKQYIVVTAGGARQSTDRGDYVISYALP
- a CDS encoding mechanosensitive ion channel family protein, producing MRSRLLAVSMVVFAVLWSGVGWAIDEATKPADEAVELKVANRSIMLFRATILGEAPASRVKRAKMVISEALDENAALNISTDAIQNSYMVLIGDKRAFIVAPQDVDSLAYSSVQQAAEGAAEKLRQVVTETREARNIEMILRSLALVAVATLIYLGLLWCLAYLRRKLLARLPALMERHTQALRVGRVQLIDSNFLYPLVSRLLLLLRWLVILLLTYEWLGFVLSRFPYTRPWGESLNNYLFELLGYLVQGIVGAIPGLGVALAIFFIARGVTAFTRRILRRMAMPGTFSWLNHETLQPTQRLTALAIWLFALAMAYPYLPGAGTDAFKGLSVLIGLMISLGATSVVGQAAAGLILTYTRTLRPGEFVRIGEYEGTVTELGMFTTRIRTGLGEVLTLPNSMITGTVTKNYSRTVQGPGYVVDTIVTIGYDTPWRQVEAMLLEAAQRTPGILEDPPAQVFQTALSDFYPEYRLVAQAIPSQPRPRAVLLSMLHANIQDVFNEYDVQIMSPHYLADPQQEKKVPRDKWYTAPAQEPKDQ
- a CDS encoding ABC transporter ATP-binding protein, with protein sequence MLRVFERRLDPFPPDEVPPPPTGLARFLWACTRGARGYVLALAVLSATVSIYEAWLFSFLGQVVDLLSTWQAGGEAAAQESRVLWGMGIVMVASVALVGLRTMVQHQILAINLPLRLRWDFHRLMLRQSLSFFSDEFSGRVTTKVMQTALAVRDVLFTLIEILPGIGVYFIAIIALAGGFALKLMLPFLAWVILFGLAMAYFVPRLGKVGQEQANARSMMTGRISDAYTNITTVKLFSHSNREAHFARAAMEDFKQTGFRQMRLVSLFEIVNQALVVGLIMSAGGYALWLWHQGEVGAGAVAAITAMALRINGMSNWIMWQMTSLFESIGTLQDGMATLTQGTKVQDAPGAGVLKTSGGAVTFDNVSFNYNGERQVLDGLNLNIRAGEKIGLVGRSGAGKSTLINLLLRFYDVDRGEIRIDGKNIAHVSQDSLRSAIGMVTQDTSLLHRSIRDNIAYGRPDATDAQIRSAAASAQADEFISQLSDKMGHSGYDTLVGERGIKLSGGQRQRVAIARVMLKNAPILLLDEATSALDSEVEVAIQESLDQMMQGKTVIAIAHRLSTIAAMDRLIVMDEGRIIEEGTHSELLAKNGVYARLWQHQSGGFLGEDRGVAEALDQA